A genomic window from Passer domesticus isolate bPasDom1 chromosome Z, bPasDom1.hap1, whole genome shotgun sequence includes:
- the LOC135290878 gene encoding microtubule cross-linking factor 3-like isoform X2 produces the protein MWESLLLLGLQEGIPNRTSDAPREGFAGRSGRAMENGRLRPGGHGTGRNVLPSAFQERSDRLRASGKVTGLGAAWVRLAQRCRRRKLQEPGGTPHAAHPSVCLPACVRALHGRRQRGSPWPASGTTAPSGPRAHPAPAHAVPGAEAAACSLSANPAATGLHLPAAPAHIPRLRKRSRPGRTPPLSPSVGGWGKGASGRRRREGGES, from the exons ATGTGGGAATCCCTGCTTTTGTTAGGACTGCAGGAGGGCATCCCAAACAG GACATCTGATGCTCCGAGGGAAGGATTTGCCGGTAGGAGCGGCAGAGCCATGGAGAACGGACGCCTTCGACCGGGAGGTCACGGCACTGGCCGCAATGTGCTGCCCAGCGCGTTTCAGGAGCGATCTGACCGACTGCGGGCTTCTGGAAAAGTCACGGGGCTGGGCGCTGCGTGGGTGAGGCTGGCGCAGCGTTGCAGGCGCAGGAAGCTGCAGGAGCCCGGCGGGACTCCACACGCCGCGCACCCATCCGTGTGCCTGCCTGCGTGTGTGAGGGCGCTCCATGGGCGCCGCCAGCGCGGCTCCCCATGGCCGGCCAGCGGGACTACAGCTCCCAGCGGCCCCCGCGCACATCCCGCGCCTGCGCACGCGGTCCCCGGGGCGGAGGCGGCTGCCTGTTCCTTGAGCGCGAACCCGGCCGCGACCGGACTACATCTCCCAGCGGCCCCCGCGCACATCCCGCGCCTGCGCAAGCGGAGCCGGCCCGGCCGCACTCCGCCGTTGTCGCCGTCGGTGGGTGGGTGGGGGAAGGGAGCgagcgggaggaggaggagggagggggggGAGAGTTGA
- the LOC135290878 gene encoding microtubule cross-linking factor 3-like isoform X1, whose amino-acid sequence MRKGPTAYDSSCCAMWESLLLLGLQEGIPNRTSDAPREGFAGRSGRAMENGRLRPGGHGTGRNVLPSAFQERSDRLRASGKVTGLGAAWVRLAQRCRRRKLQEPGGTPHAAHPSVCLPACVRALHGRRQRGSPWPASGTTAPSGPRAHPAPAHAVPGAEAAACSLSANPAATGLHLPAAPAHIPRLRKRSRPGRTPPLSPSVGGWGKGASGRRRREGGES is encoded by the exons ATGAGGAAAGG GCCAACTGCCTATGACTCCAGCTGCTGTGCGATGTGGGAATCCCTGCTTTTGTTAGGACTGCAGGAGGGCATCCCAAACAG GACATCTGATGCTCCGAGGGAAGGATTTGCCGGTAGGAGCGGCAGAGCCATGGAGAACGGACGCCTTCGACCGGGAGGTCACGGCACTGGCCGCAATGTGCTGCCCAGCGCGTTTCAGGAGCGATCTGACCGACTGCGGGCTTCTGGAAAAGTCACGGGGCTGGGCGCTGCGTGGGTGAGGCTGGCGCAGCGTTGCAGGCGCAGGAAGCTGCAGGAGCCCGGCGGGACTCCACACGCCGCGCACCCATCCGTGTGCCTGCCTGCGTGTGTGAGGGCGCTCCATGGGCGCCGCCAGCGCGGCTCCCCATGGCCGGCCAGCGGGACTACAGCTCCCAGCGGCCCCCGCGCACATCCCGCGCCTGCGCACGCGGTCCCCGGGGCGGAGGCGGCTGCCTGTTCCTTGAGCGCGAACCCGGCCGCGACCGGACTACATCTCCCAGCGGCCCCCGCGCACATCCCGCGCCTGCGCAAGCGGAGCCGGCCCGGCCGCACTCCGCCGTTGTCGCCGTCGGTGGGTGGGTGGGGGAAGGGAGCgagcgggaggaggaggagggagggggggGAGAGTTGA
- the SUB1 gene encoding activated RNA polymerase II transcriptional coactivator p15 isoform X1, with protein MIPSPPLRGGGNGRRRGQRAASPLKPPPAAPRERPGAGVPSRVSSACVALRRSHARSRTMPKSKELVSSSSSASDSDSEVDKKAKRKKQVTSEKAVKKQKTGESSKGAASSKQSSNRDENMFQIGKMRYVSVRDFKGKVLIDIREYWMDQEGEMKPGRKGISLNPEQWNQLKEQISDIDDAVRKL; from the exons ATGATCCCTTCCCCGCCCCTCAGGGGAGGCGGGAACGGGCGACGACGGGGACAAAGGGCCGCGTCCCCTTTAAagccgccccccgccgccccaCGTGAGCGGCCCGGGGCGGGCGTTCCGAGCCGCGTCAGTTCCGCTTGTGTCGCGCTGCGGAGGAGCCACGCGCGGAGCAGGAC aatgCCTAAATCAAAGGAACTTGTATCttcaagctcatctgccagtgATTCAGATAGTGAAGTTGACAAAAAG GCAAAGCGGAAAAAGCAAGTAACTTCGGAAAAAGctgtaaagaaacaaaagactGGTGAAAGTTCAAAAGGTGCAGCTTCTTCTAAGCAAAGCAGTAACAGAGATGAGAATATGTTTCAG ATTGGCAAAATGAGGTATGTCAGTGTTCGGGATTTTAAAGGGAAAGTCTTAATTGATATTAGAGAATATTGGATGGATCAAGAAGGTGAAATGAAGCCTGGCAGAAAAG GTATTTCTTTAAATCCAGAACAGTGGAACCAGCTGAAGGAACAGATTTCTGATATTGATGATGCAGTAAGAAAACTCTAA
- the SUB1 gene encoding activated RNA polymerase II transcriptional coactivator p15 isoform X2, which translates to MPKSKELVSSSSSASDSDSEVDKKAKRKKQVTSEKAVKKQKTGESSKGAASSKQSSNRDENMFQIGKMRYVSVRDFKGKVLIDIREYWMDQEGEMKPGRKGISLNPEQWNQLKEQISDIDDAVRKL; encoded by the exons atgCCTAAATCAAAGGAACTTGTATCttcaagctcatctgccagtgATTCAGATAGTGAAGTTGACAAAAAG GCAAAGCGGAAAAAGCAAGTAACTTCGGAAAAAGctgtaaagaaacaaaagactGGTGAAAGTTCAAAAGGTGCAGCTTCTTCTAAGCAAAGCAGTAACAGAGATGAGAATATGTTTCAG ATTGGCAAAATGAGGTATGTCAGTGTTCGGGATTTTAAAGGGAAAGTCTTAATTGATATTAGAGAATATTGGATGGATCAAGAAGGTGAAATGAAGCCTGGCAGAAAAG GTATTTCTTTAAATCCAGAACAGTGGAACCAGCTGAAGGAACAGATTTCTGATATTGATGATGCAGTAAGAAAACTCTAA